From a single Wenzhouxiangella sp. XN24 genomic region:
- the glmM gene encoding phosphoglucosamine mutase: MSRRYFGTDGVRGRVGQPPMTVDFALRLASAAARVLAPQGGTVLIGKDTRLSGYMFEAALEAGFTAAGANVLLAGPLPTPAVAYLCRQLGADFGIVISASHNLYDDNGIKIFAAGGEKLTDEQEAAIEALLDEPPVTLESTSLGRARRVDQARVDYQEFCKAMLPAGTTLAGFKLVIDCAHGAAYKVAPRVLAELGAEIIPIGCSPNGRNINQGCGSTHPELLATTVTGVGASMGVALDGDGDRCVLVDERGTLVDGDQLLYVLARDAQARGELRGPVVGTAMSNLGLEQALDALGIPFLRAAVGDRYVMSMLKANGGELGGETSGHLINLARTSTGDGLATALQVLGVMQRTGEPLSALVAGMQRMPQTMINVRVEQRIDCDAVPEIREAKAAVEAELGTRGRVVLRASGTEPLIRVMVEAAAAAEALSLAERLAETVRAAAKH; the protein is encoded by the coding sequence ATGAGCAGACGATATTTCGGTACCGACGGAGTCCGCGGACGGGTGGGGCAGCCGCCCATGACCGTGGATTTCGCCCTGCGACTGGCGAGCGCCGCCGCACGGGTGCTCGCGCCGCAAGGCGGTACCGTGCTGATCGGCAAGGACACGCGCCTGTCCGGCTACATGTTCGAGGCTGCGCTGGAGGCCGGTTTTACCGCGGCCGGAGCCAATGTCCTGCTGGCCGGCCCCTTGCCGACCCCGGCGGTCGCTTATCTGTGCCGCCAGCTCGGGGCCGATTTCGGAATCGTCATCAGCGCCTCGCATAACCTCTATGACGACAACGGCATCAAGATTTTCGCCGCGGGCGGAGAAAAGCTCACGGACGAACAGGAGGCCGCGATCGAGGCCCTGCTCGACGAGCCGCCCGTGACGCTTGAATCCACGAGCCTGGGCCGGGCGCGCCGGGTCGACCAGGCGCGCGTCGATTACCAGGAGTTCTGCAAGGCGATGTTGCCGGCAGGAACGACCCTGGCTGGCTTCAAGCTGGTGATCGATTGCGCTCACGGCGCCGCCTACAAGGTCGCGCCTCGTGTACTGGCCGAGCTCGGCGCCGAAATCATCCCGATCGGCTGTTCGCCGAACGGGAGGAACATCAACCAGGGTTGCGGCTCGACCCATCCGGAATTGCTGGCGACGACCGTGACGGGCGTGGGCGCCAGCATGGGTGTGGCGCTGGACGGCGACGGCGACCGTTGTGTGCTGGTGGACGAGCGGGGCACGCTGGTGGACGGCGACCAGTTGCTCTACGTGCTGGCCCGCGACGCCCAGGCGCGTGGCGAATTGCGCGGCCCGGTGGTCGGTACGGCGATGAGCAATCTCGGCCTGGAGCAGGCGCTCGATGCGCTGGGAATCCCCTTCCTGCGTGCGGCCGTGGGCGATCGCTACGTCATGAGCATGTTGAAAGCCAACGGGGGGGAGCTGGGGGGCGAGACCTCCGGTCACCTGATCAACCTGGCCAGGACATCGACCGGCGACGGCCTGGCGACCGCGCTGCAGGTGCTCGGCGTGATGCAACGGACCGGCGAGCCCCTGTCGGCGCTGGTGGCCGGCATGCAGCGCATGCCGCAAACCATGATCAACGTGCGGGTGGAGCAACGCATCGACTGCGATGCCGTGCCGGAGATCCGCGAGGCAAAGGCTGCGGTGGAGGCGGAACTCGGCACGCGCGGCCGGGTGGTGCTGCGCGCGTCCGGGACTGAGCCGCTCATTCGGGTCATGGTCGAGGCGGCCGCGGCTGCCGAGGCGCTCAGCCTGGCGGAGCGCCTGGCCGAGACGGTCAGGGCGGCGGCAAAACATTGA
- the tpiA gene encoding triose-phosphate isomerase has translation MRQKLVAGNWKMHGSRTFTRSLLAELAAAFPDGAPCDIAVCPPYPYLPEAVGCAAGSPILVGAQDISAEDEGAFTGEVSGGMLADLGCRFAIVGHSERRSLHGESDELVARKFGAAQRHGLVPILCVGESLEEREAERTEAVVGRQLKAVLDSAGIEAFSHAVIAYEPIWAIGTGRTASPEQAQAVHAFIRGLLRSENATISDFVKVLYGGSVKAANAADIFAMPDVDGGLVGGASLESAGFAGICRAAG, from the coding sequence ATGAGACAAAAGCTGGTTGCGGGTAACTGGAAGATGCATGGCTCGCGGACGTTCACGCGTTCGCTACTGGCGGAGCTGGCCGCGGCGTTCCCCGACGGCGCGCCCTGCGATATTGCCGTGTGTCCCCCTTATCCCTACCTGCCGGAGGCGGTCGGCTGCGCCGCCGGCAGTCCGATCCTGGTCGGCGCGCAGGACATCTCGGCCGAGGACGAGGGTGCCTTCACCGGTGAAGTGTCGGGCGGGATGCTCGCCGACCTCGGCTGTCGCTTCGCCATCGTCGGGCATTCCGAGCGGCGCAGCCTGCACGGCGAAAGCGATGAACTCGTGGCGCGCAAGTTCGGCGCCGCCCAGCGTCACGGCCTGGTGCCGATTCTCTGCGTGGGCGAGAGTCTCGAGGAGCGCGAGGCCGAGCGGACCGAGGCGGTGGTCGGGCGCCAGCTCAAGGCGGTGCTCGATAGCGCAGGCATCGAAGCCTTTTCCCATGCCGTGATCGCGTACGAGCCCATCTGGGCGATCGGGACGGGCCGGACGGCCTCGCCGGAACAGGCGCAAGCCGTGCATGCATTTATCCGTGGCCTGTTGCGTTCCGAAAATGCTACAATTTCGGACTTCGTCAAGGTGCTGTACGGCGGGAGCGTGAAGGCCGCCAATGCAGCCGATATTTTTGCCATGCCGGATGTCGACGGCGGACTCGTGGGCGGCGCCTCCCTGGAGAGCGCGGGTTTCGCGGGTATCTGCCGGGCCGCCGGTTGA
- the secG gene encoding preprotein translocase subunit SecG, giving the protein MLQTLATVSHVFLAIAIIALVLLQKGKGADAGAAFGAGASGTVFGSRGTTSFLSRTTAILATMFFLTSLGLAYLAGQRTEPESILERAPMTAPADQAPSVIPAPETDVPGLPATETPAEESGPPE; this is encoded by the coding sequence ATGTTGCAGACCCTAGCTACCGTAAGCCACGTTTTCCTGGCGATCGCCATCATCGCCCTGGTCCTTCTGCAGAAGGGCAAGGGTGCGGATGCCGGCGCGGCCTTCGGCGCGGGAGCCTCCGGGACCGTGTTCGGTTCGCGTGGCACGACCTCGTTCCTGAGCAGGACGACGGCGATTCTCGCGACGATGTTTTTCCTCACCAGTCTCGGCCTGGCCTATCTTGCCGGCCAGCGCACCGAGCCTGAAAGTATCCTCGAGCGGGCGCCGATGACTGCACCGGCCGACCAGGCGCCGAGCGTGATCCCGGCGCCGGAGACGGATGTACCGGGCCTGCCGGCCACCGAGACGCCGGCCGAGGAGTCCGGGCCGCCGGAATAG
- a CDS encoding NADH-quinone oxidoreductase subunit A, with protein sequence MLENYLPVLVFLLIATLLGGALLSLGFILGPRRPDDEKTSPYECGFEAFEDSRMKFDVRYYLVAILFIIFDLEIAFLFPWAVSLDAVGGFGMLAMAVFLLILVVGFIYEWKKGALEWD encoded by the coding sequence ATGCTCGAGAATTACCTGCCAGTCCTCGTTTTCCTCCTGATCGCGACCCTGCTGGGCGGGGCGCTGCTTTCGCTGGGCTTCATTCTTGGCCCGCGGCGCCCGGATGACGAGAAGACGTCGCCTTACGAGTGCGGCTTCGAGGCGTTCGAGGATTCCCGCATGAAGTTCGACGTCCGCTATTACCTGGTCGCCATCCTGTTCATCATCTTCGACCTGGAGATCGCTTTTCTCTTCCCGTGGGCCGTGTCGCTCGACGCCGTCGGCGGCTTCGGCATGCTCGCCATGGCGGTTTTTTTGCTCATCCTGGTCGTGGGCTTCATCTACGAATGGAAAAAGGGAGCGCTGGAATGGGATTGA
- a CDS encoding NADH-quinone oxidoreductase subunit B, whose product MGLNTPVPASLGKSQQPGIVTTSVDAVVNWARTGSMWPMTFGLACCAIEMMHAGAARYDLDRFGVIFRPSPRQSDVMIVAGTLVNKMAPALRKVYDQMSEPRWVISMGSCANGGGYYHYSYAVVRGCDRIVPVDVYVPGCPPTAEALIFGILQLQKKIRRTNTIAR is encoded by the coding sequence ATGGGATTGAATACCCCCGTGCCGGCCTCGCTGGGCAAGAGCCAGCAACCCGGCATCGTCACGACGTCCGTGGATGCGGTCGTCAACTGGGCGCGGACGGGTTCGATGTGGCCGATGACCTTCGGTCTCGCCTGTTGTGCGATCGAGATGATGCATGCCGGAGCTGCGCGCTACGACCTCGACCGCTTCGGCGTGATTTTTCGTCCCAGTCCCCGCCAGTCCGACGTGATGATTGTGGCCGGCACGCTGGTAAACAAGATGGCCCCGGCCCTCCGCAAGGTCTATGACCAGATGTCCGAGCCTCGCTGGGTCATCTCCATGGGCAGCTGCGCCAACGGCGGCGGTTATTACCATTATTCCTACGCGGTGGTGCGCGGCTGCGATCGCATCGTGCCCGTCGATGTCTACGTGCCGGGCTGCCCGCCGACCGCCGAGGCGCTCATTTTCGGGATTCTGCAGCTGCAGAAGAAAATCCGTCGCACCAACACGATTGCGCGATGA